A DNA window from Methanotorris formicicus Mc-S-70 contains the following coding sequences:
- a CDS encoding CopG family ribbon-helix-helix protein, which produces MERITMTIQKDLLKELEDITKELNKSRSEVIREALVDYVKKYDWLHRIKSKAGDITLIYNPKVYRQILEIEKNYKDVVLVSFQSVVNDELLRIIIVRGSRERIIELTEKLKSLNDVKYAKLTTIGIPDINF; this is translated from the coding sequence ATGGAGAGAATAACTATGACTATTCAAAAAGATCTTTTAAAAGAATTGGAAGATATAACAAAAGAACTAAATAAATCAAGATCTGAAGTTATTAGGGAAGCATTAGTGGATTACGTAAAAAAATACGACTGGCTCCATAGGATAAAATCAAAGGCAGGGGATATAACACTAATATACAATCCAAAAGTATATAGGCAGATATTGGAAATTGAAAAAAATTATAAGGATGTTGTTTTAGTTTCTTTTCAATCTGTTGTGAATGACGAACTTTTGAGGATTATTATTGTTAGGGGTTCAAGAGAGAGGATAATTGAACTAACTGAAAAGTTAAAAAGTTTAAACGATGTGAAATATGCAAAATTAACAACAATAGGAATTCCAGACATTAATTTTTAA
- the mcrB gene encoding coenzyme-B sulfoethylthiotransferase subunit beta — MAIYEDKIDLYDEKGKLLEENVPLEAVSPMINPTIEKIINDVKRSVAVNLSGIQNALKTGAVGGKACFCPGREIDLPIVENAEIIAEKVKKLVQTQEGDDTNIKLINKGNQMLVQLPSKRLKMAADYTVSTLVTGAAVIQAIVDTFDVDMFDAPVVKTAVLGRYPQTVDFHGANIAALLGPPVMLEGLGYGLRNIMANHVVAITRKKTLNAVALSSILEQTAMFETGDAVGAFERLHLLGLAFQGLNANNLVYELVKENGKNGTVGTVIASVVERALEDKVIKPIKTMPSGYVVYEPVDWALWNAYAAAGLVAAIMVNIGASRAAQGVASTVLYYNDILEFETGLPGVDFGRTEGTGVGFSFFSHSIYGGGGPGTFHGNHVVTRHSKGFAIPCAAAAMCLDAGTQMFSVEKTSALVGTVYSAIDYLREPLKHIAIGANEVKDKI; from the coding sequence ATGGCTATATATGAAGATAAAATAGATTTGTATGATGAAAAGGGTAAGTTGTTAGAAGAAAATGTGCCATTGGAAGCGGTAAGTCCAATGATAAATCCGACAATTGAGAAAATAATTAACGATGTTAAAAGGTCTGTTGCTGTAAACCTTTCTGGAATTCAGAATGCATTAAAAACTGGAGCAGTTGGAGGTAAGGCATGTTTTTGTCCAGGAAGGGAAATTGATTTGCCAATTGTAGAAAATGCTGAAATTATTGCAGAAAAAGTAAAAAAATTAGTTCAAACTCAGGAAGGTGATGACACAAACATTAAACTAATCAACAAAGGAAATCAAATGCTTGTCCAACTCCCTTCAAAGAGATTAAAGATGGCTGCAGATTATACAGTATCTACTTTAGTTACAGGAGCAGCAGTAATTCAGGCAATAGTTGATACATTTGATGTGGATATGTTTGATGCCCCTGTTGTTAAAACAGCGGTTTTGGGAAGATATCCACAGACAGTTGATTTCCACGGGGCAAATATTGCAGCATTACTTGGACCTCCAGTTATGCTTGAAGGTCTTGGCTATGGGTTGAGAAATATTATGGCAAACCACGTTGTAGCAATTACAAGAAAAAAGACACTAAATGCAGTTGCTTTATCATCAATTTTAGAACAGACGGCAATGTTTGAAACAGGGGATGCAGTAGGAGCATTTGAAAGATTGCATTTACTTGGTTTGGCATTCCAAGGGTTGAACGCAAATAATCTTGTTTATGAACTTGTCAAAGAAAATGGTAAGAACGGAACAGTAGGAACTGTTATTGCATCAGTTGTTGAAAGGGCTTTAGAAGATAAGGTAATTAAGCCAATAAAAACAATGCCATCAGGATACGTTGTTTATGAGCCAGTAGATTGGGCATTGTGGAACGCCTACGCAGCAGCAGGGCTTGTAGCAGCAATTATGGTAAACATTGGAGCATCAAGGGCTGCACAAGGAGTTGCTTCAACTGTTCTTTACTATAACGATATCCTTGAGTTTGAGACAGGATTGCCAGGTGTTGACTTTGGTAGAACAGAAGGTACTGGAGTTGGATTTAGTTTCTTCTCACACTCCATCTATGGTGGAGGAGGACCAGGGACATTCCACGGAAACCACGTTGTTACAAGACACAGTAAAGGGTTTGCCATCCCATGTGCTGCTGCTGCAATGTGTTTAGATGCAGGGACACAGATGTTCTCTGTTGAAAAAACCTCTGCATTAGTAGGAACTGTTTATAGTGCTATTGATTATTTAAGAGAACCATTGAAGCACATTGCAATAGGGGCAAATGAAGTTAAAGACAAAATTTAA
- the mcrD gene encoding methyl-coenzyme M reductase operon protein D — MEEKEIKVIDIKIFPHRYLKPETSEKVLNAIYDLGNDIVRVIVHGPSLPKYAYYGPARGMPVNHPDRKVIKIKGEEVELTVKVGEIIVTVPFEKAMEVENKLHKICKEHFPYGYDIYVGAFTKVKPTVTDYLKYGEGFEGKIDPRLIGMADPNVKLSSGVKMIKGD; from the coding sequence ATGGAAGAAAAAGAAATCAAAGTTATTGACATTAAAATCTTCCCACACAGATACTTAAAACCTGAAACCTCTGAAAAAGTCCTAAATGCCATCTATGATTTGGGCAATGATATCGTTAGAGTTATTGTCCACGGCCCATCTCTGCCAAAGTATGCCTATTATGGTCCTGCAAGGGGAATGCCAGTAAACCATCCAGATAGGAAAGTTATCAAGATTAAAGGGGAAGAAGTTGAATTAACTGTTAAGGTTGGAGAAATTATTGTAACTGTTCCTTTTGAAAAAGCGATGGAAGTTGAGAACAAATTACACAAAATTTGCAAAGAACATTTCCCTTATGGATACGATATATATGTTGGAGCATTTACAAAGGTAAAACCAACAGTTACTGATTATTTAAAATATGGAGAAGGATTTGAAGGTAAAATTGACCCACGATTGATTGGAATGGCCGACCCCAATGTAAAACTTTCAAGTGGAGTTAAAATGATTAAGGGTGATTAA
- the mcrG gene encoding coenzyme-B sulfoethylthiotransferase subunit gamma, whose protein sequence is MSYKAQFYPGETIIAENRRKHMNPNCELKKLREIADDDLVRVLGHRNPGESYKTVHPPLDEMDFEEDVIKEIVEPIPGAKEGIRVRYIQFADSMYNAPAQPYDRARTYMWRFRGVDTGTLSGRQVIEIRELDLEQISKWLIETEIFDPATCGMRGATVHGHSLRLDENGLMFDGLQRYIYDEKTGHVLYIKEQVGRPLDEPVDVGEPLPQEYLAKITTIYRKDNIGMREDKEALEVVETIHVARTEGGFGLNVFKKDLKKRLGE, encoded by the coding sequence ATGAGTTATAAGGCTCAATTTTATCCAGGAGAGACGATAATAGCAGAGAATAGAAGAAAACACATGAATCCAAATTGTGAGTTAAAGAAGTTGAGGGAGATTGCGGATGATGATTTGGTTAGGGTTTTAGGTCATAGAAACCCGGGGGAAAGTTACAAAACTGTCCACCCACCTTTAGATGAAATGGACTTTGAGGAAGATGTTATAAAAGAAATTGTAGAACCAATTCCAGGGGCAAAAGAAGGTATTAGAGTCAGATATATCCAATTTGCTGATTCAATGTATAATGCTCCTGCCCAGCCTTACGATAGAGCAAGAACATACATGTGGAGGTTCAGAGGGGTTGATACTGGAACATTATCAGGAAGACAGGTTATTGAGATTAGGGAACTTGACTTAGAGCAGATTTCAAAATGGCTGATTGAAACGGAGATTTTTGACCCTGCAACTTGTGGTATGAGAGGAGCGACTGTCCACGGACACTCATTAAGATTGGATGAAAATGGTTTGATGTTTGATGGATTGCAAAGATACATCTACGATGAAAAGACAGGACACGTATTGTATATAAAAGAACAAGTTGGAAGGCCATTGGATGAGCCAGTAGATGTTGGAGAACCTCTTCCACAAGAATATTTGGCAAAAATAACCACAATTTACAGAAAGGACAATATTGGAATGAGGGAAGATAAGGAGGCATTGGAGGTTGTTGAGACAATTCACGTTGCAAGAACTGAGGGTGGATTTGGGTTGAATGTATTTAAGAAGGACTTAAAAAAGAGATTAGGTGAATAA
- the mcrA gene encoding coenzyme-B sulfoethylthiotransferase subunit alpha, translating into MEAEKKLFLKALKEKFEEDPKEKYTKFYCFGGWKQSARKREFYEWGLKIAEKRGIPGFNPDIGVPLGQRKLMTYKISGTDAYVEGDDLHFCNNAAIQQLVDDIKRTVIVGMDTAHTVLEKRLGVEVTPETINEYMETINHALPGGAVVQEHMVEVHPGLVWDCYAKIFTGNDELADEIDKRFLIDINKEFPEEQAEMLKRYIGNRTYQVSRVPTLVVRCCDGATVSRWSAMQIGMSFITAYKLCAGEAAIADFSYAAKHADVIGMGALLPARRARGPNEPGGVPFGIFADIIQTSRVSEDPAEITLEVIGAAATFYDQVWLGSYMSGGVGFTQYASATYTDDILDDFVYYGMDYVEKKYGLCGTKPTMDVVRNIATEVTLYGLEQYDEYPALLEDHFGGSQRAGVVAAAAGCSVAFATGNSNAGINGWYLSQILHKEYHSRLGFYGYDLQDQCGAANSLSIRSDEGLLHEARGPNYPNYAMNVGHQPEYAGIAQAPHAARGDAFCFNPIIKIAFADKHLVFDFKWPRKCIAKGALREFEPAGERDLIIPAH; encoded by the coding sequence ATGGAGGCAGAAAAAAAATTATTCTTAAAGGCATTAAAAGAAAAGTTTGAGGAGGATCCAAAGGAGAAGTATACAAAATTCTACTGCTTTGGAGGATGGAAACAGTCAGCAAGAAAGAGGGAATTTTATGAATGGGGATTGAAGATAGCAGAAAAAAGAGGTATTCCTGGATTCAACCCAGATATTGGGGTTCCATTGGGACAGAGAAAATTGATGACCTACAAAATATCTGGAACAGATGCCTATGTAGAGGGAGATGATTTACACTTCTGCAACAACGCCGCAATTCAGCAACTTGTTGATGACATTAAAAGGACCGTTATCGTTGGTATGGATACAGCACACACAGTTTTAGAGAAGAGGTTAGGGGTTGAGGTTACACCAGAAACAATAAACGAATACATGGAGACCATCAACCACGCTTTGCCTGGAGGGGCAGTTGTCCAAGAGCACATGGTTGAGGTTCACCCAGGTTTAGTTTGGGACTGTTATGCAAAGATATTCACTGGAAATGATGAGTTAGCAGATGAGATTGATAAAAGATTCTTAATTGACATAAACAAAGAGTTTCCAGAAGAACAGGCAGAGATGTTAAAGAGATACATTGGAAATAGGACATACCAAGTAAGTAGGGTTCCAACACTCGTTGTTAGATGCTGTGATGGGGCAACAGTTTCAAGATGGTCTGCAATGCAGATTGGGATGAGTTTCATTACAGCATACAAACTCTGTGCTGGGGAGGCAGCAATTGCTGACTTCTCCTACGCTGCAAAGCACGCAGATGTTATTGGAATGGGTGCTTTATTACCTGCAAGAAGGGCAAGGGGTCCAAATGAACCTGGTGGAGTTCCATTTGGTATATTTGCAGATATCATCCAAACTTCAAGGGTGAGTGAAGACCCAGCAGAGATAACCTTAGAGGTTATTGGAGCAGCAGCAACATTCTACGACCAAGTTTGGTTAGGAAGTTATATGTCAGGAGGGGTAGGATTTACCCAATATGCAAGTGCAACATATACAGACGATATCTTAGATGATTTTGTATACTATGGTATGGATTATGTTGAGAAGAAGTATGGTTTATGTGGAACAAAACCAACAATGGATGTTGTAAGGAATATTGCAACAGAAGTAACTTTGTATGGTTTGGAGCAGTATGATGAATACCCTGCATTATTAGAAGATCACTTCGGAGGTTCCCAAAGAGCAGGGGTTGTTGCTGCTGCAGCAGGATGTTCAGTTGCATTTGCAACAGGAAACTCAAACGCTGGGATTAATGGATGGTATTTGAGCCAAATTCTCCACAAAGAATACCACAGTAGATTAGGATTCTATGGATATGATTTGCAAGACCAGTGTGGGGCAGCGAACTCATTGTCCATTAGAAGTGACGAAGGTTTATTGCATGAGGCAAGAGGACCTAACTATCCAAACTATGCAATGAACGTCGGTCACCAACCAGAATATGCAGGAATTGCTCAGGCACCACACGCAGCGAGAGGAGATGCCTTCTGCTTCAACCCAATAATTAAGATAGCGTTTGCAGATAAGCACCTTGTCTTTGACTTTAAATGGCCAAGAAAATGCATAGCAAAAGGAGCATTGAGGGAATTTGAGCCAGCGGGAGAGAGGGATTTAATTATCCCTGCCCATTAA
- a CDS encoding pyridoxal phosphate-dependent aminotransferase: MRNNIVHVGADELTYEIREIVNTAKKIEEFGIGITWENIGDPVAKGEKIPLWIKEIVAELAMDDSSYAYCPTKGLLETREFLAELTNKRNGAQITAEDIIFFNGLGDAIAKIYGLLRKEARVIGPSPAYSTHSSAEGAHAGCPPITYYLDPENNWYPDLDDLRNKVKYNPSIAGILVINPDNPTGAVYPKKVLDEIVDIANEYELFVISDEIYCNLVYNGKKTALLSEVIDDVCGISLKGISKEIPWPGARCGWMEVYNADRDPIFKKYVGSICKAKMVEVCSTTLPQKAIPRILSHKEYKKYLKERNAFYEKASNIAYNKLKSIDGIIANRTNGAFYMSVVFKNEYLNENQKLHIENEKLRVFVEDLVKDVPYDKRFVYYLLASTGICVVPLTSFCSDLKGFRITLLEKDEDKFNWIYGTISEKIDEYLNI; the protein is encoded by the coding sequence ATGAGAAATAACATAGTACATGTGGGTGCTGATGAACTGACCTATGAAATTAGAGAAATCGTAAACACAGCAAAGAAAATAGAGGAGTTTGGAATAGGGATCACTTGGGAAAATATTGGAGATCCGGTAGCAAAAGGGGAAAAAATCCCATTATGGATTAAGGAAATTGTTGCAGAACTCGCAATGGATGACAGTTCCTATGCATACTGTCCAACAAAAGGACTCTTAGAAACAAGGGAATTTTTGGCGGAATTAACAAACAAAAGGAATGGTGCCCAAATAACCGCAGAGGACATCATATTTTTTAATGGTTTAGGGGATGCGATAGCAAAAATTTATGGGTTGTTAAGGAAAGAAGCAAGAGTTATCGGCCCTTCCCCTGCATATTCAACGCATTCTTCAGCAGAGGGGGCACACGCTGGATGTCCACCAATAACCTACTACTTAGACCCAGAAAACAACTGGTATCCTGATTTAGATGATTTAAGGAATAAGGTAAAATACAATCCATCCATAGCAGGGATTTTAGTCATTAATCCAGATAACCCAACAGGGGCTGTTTATCCAAAGAAGGTTTTGGATGAAATTGTTGATATTGCAAATGAGTATGAATTATTTGTTATATCTGATGAGATTTACTGCAACCTTGTATATAATGGTAAAAAAACCGCCTTATTATCCGAGGTTATTGATGATGTTTGTGGGATATCATTAAAAGGAATATCAAAAGAAATCCCATGGCCTGGGGCAAGATGTGGTTGGATGGAAGTTTATAATGCTGATAGGGACCCAATATTTAAAAAATATGTTGGAAGTATTTGTAAGGCAAAGATGGTTGAGGTTTGCTCTACCACATTACCACAAAAGGCAATACCAAGAATCCTATCACACAAAGAATATAAGAAATACCTAAAGGAGAGGAATGCATTCTATGAAAAGGCATCAAACATTGCATACAACAAATTAAAGAGTATTGATGGAATTATTGCCAATAGAACAAATGGGGCATTCTACATGAGTGTTGTGTTTAAGAATGAGTATTTAAATGAAAACCAGAAGTTACATATTGAAAATGAAAAATTGAGGGTATTTGTAGAGGATCTTGTTAAGGATGTTCCTTACGATAAGAGGTTTGTTTACTACCTATTGGCATCAACTGGAATCTGTGTTGTTCCTTTAACATCCTTCTGCTCAGATTTGAAAGGATTTAGAATTACACTCTTAGAGAAGGATGAAGATAAATTCAATTGGATATATGGAACAATTTCAGAGAAAATTGATGAGTATTTGAATATTTAA
- a CDS encoding winged helix-turn-helix domain-containing protein, with protein sequence MEDMWAKIGETAGKVYHLLEDGEKSLSNLTKILRREGCNTNLVIMAIGWLAREDKIVVIKDSGKWTIRLK encoded by the coding sequence ATGGAAGACATGTGGGCTAAAATTGGAGAAACTGCTGGAAAAGTATATCATCTCTTAGAAGATGGGGAGAAAAGCCTGAGTAACTTAACCAAGATCCTTAGGAGGGAGGGATGCAACACAAACTTAGTTATTATGGCTATTGGATGGTTAGCCAGGGAAGACAAGATCGTTGTGATAAAAGACAGTGGAAAATGGACTATACGTTTAAAATGA